A single window of Magnetococcus marinus MC-1 DNA harbors:
- a CDS encoding glycosyltransferase family 4 protein has protein sequence MRQIIFVNRYFAPDHSATSQLLSDLSQHLAGQGRRVCVITSRQRYEGGQSLAARDSYHGVQVFRVAGFQFGRSHLLGRGLDYLSFYLFAAWRLLWLARRDDWVVVKTDPPLLSVVVALLALVKRVRVVNWVQDLFPEVAVALLPQLPWRGLQPLLRGLRNLSLRRATANVVICAGMKARLQREGVDEKRLHVIYNWSVSPQPERDMAQPNPYRHRWQLDHRFVLSYSGNMGRAHRFESIIWAIEQSAANQAIQWLFIGGGPQRAQVAEAVQEQLGRTVQFHPYQPQERLHLTLAVADLHLVSLAPEMEGLIFPSKLCGILQAGRGVLLVADPEGEMGALVREQQCGLVFAPEDKAGLLAAIERLSRAPELCQQMGARAYQLSETHFSRQAMLRQWQQLLTP, from the coding sequence ATGCGCCAAATCATCTTTGTAAACCGCTACTTTGCACCGGATCACTCGGCCACCAGCCAACTGCTTAGCGATCTGAGCCAGCATCTGGCTGGGCAAGGTCGTCGGGTGTGTGTGATTACCAGCCGACAGCGTTATGAGGGCGGCCAGAGTCTCGCCGCGCGGGATAGCTATCATGGTGTGCAGGTGTTCCGGGTGGCGGGCTTTCAGTTTGGGCGCAGCCATTTGCTGGGGCGGGGGTTGGACTATCTGAGTTTTTATCTTTTTGCGGCGTGGCGGCTACTGTGGTTGGCACGGCGTGACGATTGGGTGGTGGTTAAAACCGACCCACCGCTGCTCTCGGTGGTGGTGGCGTTGCTGGCGCTGGTTAAACGTGTGCGGGTGGTCAATTGGGTGCAGGATCTGTTTCCCGAGGTGGCTGTGGCGCTGCTGCCCCAGTTGCCCTGGCGGGGTTTGCAACCGTTGTTGCGGGGATTGCGCAATCTTTCTTTACGTCGGGCTACTGCCAATGTGGTGATCTGTGCAGGGATGAAAGCCCGTCTGCAACGGGAGGGGGTGGATGAAAAACGCCTACATGTCATCTATAACTGGTCGGTTTCACCGCAGCCAGAAAGGGATATGGCGCAGCCTAACCCCTATCGTCACCGTTGGCAGTTGGATCACCGTTTTGTGTTGAGCTACTCGGGTAATATGGGGCGTGCGCACCGGTTTGAGAGCATCATCTGGGCGATTGAGCAGAGCGCGGCAAATCAGGCCATTCAATGGCTGTTTATAGGGGGTGGTCCGCAGCGGGCACAGGTGGCTGAGGCGGTGCAGGAACAGTTGGGCCGTACGGTGCAGTTTCATCCCTACCAACCCCAAGAGAGATTGCATTTGACCCTGGCGGTGGCGGATCTGCATCTGGTCTCCTTGGCACCGGAGATGGAGGGGTTGATTTTTCCCAGTAAGCTGTGTGGTATTTTACAGGCGGGGCGGGGGGTGCTGTTGGTGGCTGATCCTGAGGGTGAAATGGGGGCTTTGGTGCGGGAGCAGCAGTGTGGATTGGTCTTCGCGCCGGAGGATAAAGCGGGACTGTTGGCGGCCATTGAGCGCTTAAGCCGTGCGCCGGAGCTGTGCCAGCAGATGGGGGCGCGGGCCTACCAGTTGAGTGAAACCCATTTTTCACGTCAGGCGATGCTGCGCCAGTGGCAGCAGTTGCTTACCCCATAG
- a CDS encoding O-antigen ligase family protein, protein MSETQERESEAREYDPEALPDLYREEPSHDEGSRHGVLFVAFLGLMFWAPIPLGSNRPWALYLLEFSIFLLLFLWIVSQWRRGALLPLQFEYEGPWVTLFLGWSIVPLWGLIPLHEKLLALLAPGGVEVRRFANLPLDGPLVVDLFTAWQSWIAWMAWLGAFWLVMVLVNSRERVKWVMLTLFVTGLFQIFFGLLTLHTDGYFFLWFKALSTPEKQDFLTGTFVNRNHFAGYLEFAIPVGIGLLVAWLRYARDMGQSGKDKVQSLLNELSSYRGLILVLTMVMIFGLIMSLSRGGNLALFVALFSVVLLTFARRYRSKRERRLFIPLLIIALVGGAWFNLEKLTGRMLTIQNREMDRFVVYEAVKEKIKDYPLLGSGGGSFEVIFPLYRPESISKFYNHVHNDHLEFISDYGLIGYLIWMSGVALLWGRIARAFIKRQDPFVRGVLFASLVSTLSLLLHGLVDFNLQIPANIFTFYIMLALGLVASRLPHQSRRHRSTLKPYTSLPSSL, encoded by the coding sequence ATGAGCGAGACGCAAGAGCGAGAGTCCGAAGCACGGGAGTATGACCCCGAAGCATTGCCAGATCTCTATCGAGAAGAGCCCTCCCATGACGAGGGCAGCCGCCATGGCGTGCTGTTTGTGGCCTTTTTGGGGTTGATGTTTTGGGCGCCGATTCCTCTAGGTAGCAACCGTCCGTGGGCGCTCTATCTGCTAGAATTTAGTATCTTTTTGCTGCTGTTTTTGTGGATTGTGAGCCAATGGCGGCGGGGGGCGCTGCTGCCCTTACAGTTCGAGTATGAAGGCCCTTGGGTGACGCTGTTTTTGGGTTGGTCCATCGTACCGTTGTGGGGGTTGATTCCGCTGCACGAGAAACTGTTGGCGCTGCTTGCGCCTGGTGGGGTGGAGGTGCGGCGTTTTGCCAATCTGCCTTTGGATGGGCCGCTGGTGGTGGACCTGTTCACGGCTTGGCAGAGCTGGATTGCGTGGATGGCTTGGCTGGGCGCCTTTTGGCTGGTGATGGTGCTGGTAAACAGTCGAGAGCGGGTAAAATGGGTGATGCTAACCCTGTTTGTCACGGGGCTCTTTCAAATCTTTTTTGGTTTGCTTACCCTGCATACGGATGGTTATTTTTTTCTGTGGTTTAAAGCATTAAGCACACCAGAAAAACAAGATTTTCTAACGGGCACCTTTGTGAACCGTAACCATTTTGCCGGTTATCTGGAGTTTGCTATCCCGGTGGGGATCGGTCTATTGGTGGCTTGGCTGCGTTATGCGCGGGATATGGGACAGAGTGGCAAGGATAAAGTGCAGAGCTTGCTTAATGAACTAAGCAGCTACCGTGGGCTTATTCTGGTGCTGACCATGGTTATGATCTTTGGGTTGATTATGAGTCTCTCCCGGGGGGGCAACCTTGCGCTGTTTGTGGCGCTGTTTAGTGTGGTTTTGCTGACCTTTGCCCGTCGATACCGTTCAAAACGGGAGCGGCGCCTGTTTATTCCCTTGCTGATTATTGCCTTGGTTGGGGGGGCTTGGTTTAACCTTGAAAAATTGACGGGTCGCATGCTCACCATCCAAAATAGAGAGATGGATCGTTTTGTGGTGTACGAGGCCGTTAAAGAGAAGATTAAGGATTACCCCTTGCTCGGCAGTGGCGGCGGCTCGTTTGAGGTCATTTTTCCCCTCTACCGGCCCGAGAGCATCAGTAAATTTTATAACCATGTACACAACGATCATCTGGAGTTTATTAGCGACTATGGGCTGATCGGATATCTTATCTGGATGAGTGGTGTGGCGCTGTTGTGGGGGCGTATTGCGCGGGCTTTTATCAAGCGGCAAGATCCCTTTGTGCGGGGTGTGTTGTTTGCCTCGCTGGTTTCGACGTTATCCCTTCTCTTGCACGGTTTGGTGGACTTTAATTTACAGATTCCTGCCAATATTTTTACTTTTTATATTATGTTGGCGTTGGGTTTGGTGGCCAGCCGTCTGCCCCATCAAAGCCGTCGCCATCGCAGTACGCTAAAACCCTATACGAGCCTTCCGTCCAGCCTCTAA